The DNA segment CGCGTCGCCATGTTCGGTGAGGAACTGCTTTCCGCCCTCGCCGCGCTGGATGCCGTCATCGCCGGATACGCCGTGCGCGGCCTGAAAGGCGCCGTCGGCACGCAGATGGACCAGCTTTCCCTGTTCGAAGGGGACGCCGCCAAGGTCGCGGAACTGGAGCAACGCGTCGTCGCCCACCTCGGCATGCCCGCCGTCTGGACGAATGTCGGCCAGGTCTACCCGCGGTCCCTTGACTTCCGCGTGGTTGCCGCCCTCACGGACCTCGCTTCCGGACCGTCCTCGCTCTGCAAGACCCTGCGCCTGATGGCCGGCCATGAAACCGCCAGCGAGGGCTTCGCTCCGGGCCAGACCGGCTCCAGCGCCATGCCGCACAAGATGAACTCCCGCTCCTGTGAGCGCGTGAACGGCTTCCATGTCATCCTCAAGGGCCACCTCGCCATGGCGGCGGGTCTGGCAGGGGACCAATGGAACGAAGGCGACGTTTCCTGCTCCGTGGTCCGCCGCGTCATGCTGCCGGACGCCTTCTTCACCATCGACGGACTCTTCGAAACCTTCCTCACCGTGCTCGATCAGATGGACGCCTACCCGGCGGTCATCGCCGCGGAGACCGCGCACTATCTGCCGTTCCTGATGACCACCACCATCATGATGGAAGCCGTGAAAGCCGGTGTCGGCCGCGAGACCGCGCACAAGGCGATCAAGGAGCACGCCGTCGCCACGGTCGCCGACCTGCGCACCGGCAAGGTGGAGAAAAATAACCTCATCGAGCGCCTCGCCGGGGACTCCCGCCTCGGTCTCGACCGCGCCGCGCTGGATGCGATCCTCTCGAAAGGCGACCGCGAAAGCGGCGCCGCAAAGGCCCAGATCGCCGCCTTCGCTGCGGAAGTCCGCAAGCTGGAGCAAGCCAGTCCGGAAGCCGCCGCCTACGGGCCGGGGTCGATTCTGTGAAGACATATGAAATGAAAACGGCGTGGCAGATCACCACGCCGTTTTCCGAATGACTGGATCCAAGGGCCGCGCGGGTCCGCCAGATTCGGGCTTATTTCTTCATCTCCGCCTGAATCTCATCATTGATCTTGGCGAGGCGCGCCGCCAGATCCTTGGTTTCCGGGTGTGAGGCGAGAATCTCCTTTTCCCGGGTGAAATAGGCGGATCCCGCCTGGTTGCTTTCTTCCGCCAGTTTTGCGAGTTCAGGGATTTTCGCCGCTTCATCGGAGCGGCGGTGTTGCAGTTCCTGGAGCTTTGTCTGGACCGCCTGTTTTGCGGCGTCGTCCTTGGCGGTGATCGCCTGGATCAGGGCGTTGTTCTCCTTTTCCAGTTCGGCGTTCACTTCCTTCAGGGCGGGATGCCCTTCCATCGCCTGCAGGTGCGCCTTGCTGGCATCAATCGATGCCCTCTGGAGTTTTGCCAGTTCCGGATCAATCTTCGTGGCATCGGGGATGGCCTTGCGGATGGCACGGTTGATCTCGGTCCGCTCTTTCCGCAGTTCCACCAACTTCCCGCTCGCAGCCCCGGCTTGGGGAATCAGAGAAAACAGACAACCCAATGAGGCGGCGATAAGTCGGAATTTTTTCATCACCTCACTTTATGATCTCCCGGCACGTGAGGTCGAGTTTCTTTGACGATACGGGATATGTCGGGTCTGGTGAGGGTATTGCCGCCAAAACCAAGAAAAGAAATAAATCCCTCCATTTTTTCCTCTCCCGGCACAGGGGACGGTCCTACTATTCCGCTGTCAGATGGAACAAGGCGCACGGCGGACGGGATTTAAGATCGAACCTTTGTTGGGTGGACTCGCTCTGCTCTTGCTGCTGGTCGGCTGCGTGGTGGTTTTGAAGCCATTCCTGTCGTCCCTGATGTGGGCCATCGTGCTGTCCTATTCGCTGTATCCTCTCCAACGGCGGTTCACCATCTGGTTCCGCGGCTCCCGCACGCTGGCGGCGTGCCTGGTGACCCTCACTCTGACCGTCATCCTGGCGGGACCCATCGTGCTCATCGGCATGAGCCTGGTCCAGGACGGGAAGGACCTGGCGGGTGCAACGAAGAAATGGTTCCTCGCCGCACCGGAGGAGGCTCCTCCGTGGGTCCACCGCCTGCCGATCGTCGGTGACGAGGCTGCGGCCTACTGGACGGAGTTCAGCGAGGACCGGAAGCGCTGGATGGAGGACGTGGAGAAGGCTGCGGAGGCGGACAGCCGTAAAAAGCGGGCGCGGCAGGAGGAGGAAATGGTGGACGAAACCATCCCGGTGCCACTGCCGGTCGAGCCTGAGGATGAGATCACCGTGGAGAGGCCGGACAGTTCCCGGTTGGTCGTCTTGCTGGGGCAGACGCTCGGAATGGCGCGGAAAGCCCTCGTCACCGCAGGTGTGGCGGTCGGCCAGGGAGTCACCCAGGTGATGATCAGCGCGTTCCTCGCCTTTTTCTTCCTGCGGGACGCTTCCTTGCTCGCGGACCGGCTGCAGGTGGCCGTGGAACGGCTGGCGGGTGACCGCGGCAAGCACCTCCTGAAAGTGGCGGGCGACACCGTGCGCGGGGTCATCTACGGCTTCCTCGGGACGGCGCTGATCCAGGCCATCGTCGCCGGCACGGGTTTCTGGATCGCCGATGTTCCCGGCGCGATCCTGCTCGGAGTGCTGACGTTCTTTTTCGCGGTGGTGCCCTTCGGTCCTCCGATCGTATGGGTTCCCGCCACGCTCTGGTTGTTCGCGCAGGGACGGCCCGGGTGGGGTATTTTCATGATGATATGGGGTTTCTTCGGCATCAGCGGAGTCGATAACGTCGTGCGTCCGCTCATCATCAGCCAAGGGAGCAAGATGCCGTTCGTGCTGATCTTCTGCGGCGTCATCGGCGGGGCGCTGGCCTTCGGGTTGGTGGGGCTGTTCCTCGGCCCTACGCTGCTCGCGGTCGCCTACAGGCTCATTGACGAATGGTCCACCAATCCGGTGTTGGCAGGTCCCAAGGAAGGTGGGAACTACGAGATCTGACCGCATGTCCGTGGCTCCTTCGGTTTTGGGTGAGGTGGTGGAGGTTTTTGAGAGAAACTTCCGGGAAAGAGGGGAGATCGGCGCGTCCGTCAGTGTCTGGTGGGATGGGGTGGAGTGCCTCTCGATAGGGCAGGGATGGTGCGAAAAGGAACACCTGCGGCCATGGACCAAGGATACACTGGTTCCGGTCTATTCCGCCACCAAAGGACCTGCCGCTGCCACGCTGCTGATGGCGCTGGAGGCGAATGGGATGGGTCCTGAAACACCCGTCCGCGCGGTGTGGGACCGCTTTCCGCTGGCGGATGCGACTTTCGCTCACCTGCTCTCCCACCAATGCGGCCTCCCCGCGCTGGACCAGGCGGCGGATGTGCTGGACCATGATGCCGTGGTGGCTGCCATCGAGGCGCAGCAACCCGCCTGGCAGTTGGGGGAGGGGCATGGCTACCATCCCCGTACCTTCGGCACGCTGGTGGATCATCCCGTGCGCCTGCTCACCGGCATGACGCTGGGCGGCTACTGGAGGAAGGTCATCGCCGTCCCGCTGGGGCTGGACTTCTGGATCGGGCTGCCGGAGGAGGAATGGCCGCGCGTGACGAAGTTGTATCCCGGGAAAGCCGCGCCATCGGACATCGAGGCGGGCTTCTACAAGGAGTTCAACACACCCGGCGCGCTCACCCGCCGGGCATTCACCTCCCCGCGTGGTTTGCACGCCGTCCATGAAATGAACCATCCCGAACCCTGGGCGGCCGGTCTGCCCGCGATGGGGGGCATCGGCACCGCATCCGCTCTCGCCAAATTCTATCAAGCCGCTGCCGGTTCGATGCCGGGGCCGATCCCGGAGTCCATAAGAAGGGCTCTGGCGGGACCACGGAGCGCAGCCGATGACAAGGTGCTCCTGAAGCCGACGGTCTTCACCTGCGGTTGCCAACAGGATCCCGTGGATGTGGACGGGCGGAAGATCCGCCAGCTCTATGGCCCGTCCACGGCCGCCTTCGGCCACCCTGGTGCCGGCGGCAGTCATGCTTTCGCGGATCCTCTTTCCGGTGTTTCCTTCGCCTATGTGATGAACCAGATGGAGATGAGCGTGATGCCAGGCGCGAAGTGCGTCGATATGGTGACGGCACTGTTCTCCTGAGGCGTGTTCTTTCGGCATTTACGCCCAGCGAAAATCGCCTAACTTCGGCACGGCACAATGGTGGTGGAGAAACTGGATACCCTGCAGACCGTGGAACTCGCGGAAGGAATCGAGATCCGCCTGCGCATCGCCGGGCCGCTTGTCAGGGCGGGAGCCTATCTGGTGGATCTGGTGATCCGCAGCGCCATCCTCACGGTCATTTCCTTGGCCATGGCCATCAGTGGGATTGCCATTGGAGGAAAGGTAGCCATGGGATTGTTCCTCTTGGCCTGGTTTCTTTTGGATTGGTTCTACCCGGTGATTTTCGAAGCGGGGAAACGTGGAGCCACACCCGGAAAACGTGTCGCGGGGCTTCGCGTGGTGCAGGCCACCGGTTCCCCCATCACGCTCGGGCAGGCGGTGGTGCGGAATTTCCTCCGCTTCATCGATGGCATGCCGTTCTTCACGTATGGCATCGGCCTGGGGAGCTGTCTGGCATCGCGGCGTTTCCAACGGCTGGGTGATCTGGCGGCGGGGACGGTGGTGGTCTACACGAAGACCGCCCCGGAGATCATCATCGCAGCTCCTCCCCCCATGCAATCGGTGCCGATTTCGGTCGGTCTCACGGCGGATGAAACCAGGGCGTTGGTTCTTTTCCGGGAACGGGCCGGATTGTGGTCGGAGGGACGGCGCGCGGAGATCGGCGATCATGTCAGCGCGCTCAGCGGAGCTTCCGGCACCGCCGGGGTCAACCGGCTGATGTCGATGGCCCACTGGGTGCAGGAAAAGCGGGAGGGAGGGACGTGAGATGACGGTGGGGGATTTCGAGTCGAAGAATGCGGAACGATGGCGCGAGTACGAGCGTCTCGTGGAGTCGTTGGAAAAGGGGAAACCGAACGAGCATGCGGACCAACTGCCAAGACGGTTCCGCGAACTCTGCGTGGATCTTTCCCTGGCGGAGTGC comes from the Luteolibacter sp. SL250 genome and includes:
- a CDS encoding RDD family protein; the protein is MVVEKLDTLQTVELAEGIEIRLRIAGPLVRAGAYLVDLVIRSAILTVISLAMAISGIAIGGKVAMGLFLLAWFLLDWFYPVIFEAGKRGATPGKRVAGLRVVQATGSPITLGQAVVRNFLRFIDGMPFFTYGIGLGSCLASRRFQRLGDLAAGTVVVYTKTAPEIIIAAPPPMQSVPISVGLTADETRALVLFRERAGLWSEGRRAEIGDHVSALSGASGTAGVNRLMSMAHWVQEKREGGT
- a CDS encoding serine hydrolase domain-containing protein encodes the protein MSVAPSVLGEVVEVFERNFRERGEIGASVSVWWDGVECLSIGQGWCEKEHLRPWTKDTLVPVYSATKGPAAATLLMALEANGMGPETPVRAVWDRFPLADATFAHLLSHQCGLPALDQAADVLDHDAVVAAIEAQQPAWQLGEGHGYHPRTFGTLVDHPVRLLTGMTLGGYWRKVIAVPLGLDFWIGLPEEEWPRVTKLYPGKAAPSDIEAGFYKEFNTPGALTRRAFTSPRGLHAVHEMNHPEPWAAGLPAMGGIGTASALAKFYQAAAGSMPGPIPESIRRALAGPRSAADDKVLLKPTVFTCGCQQDPVDVDGRKIRQLYGPSTAAFGHPGAGGSHAFADPLSGVSFAYVMNQMEMSVMPGAKCVDMVTALFS
- a CDS encoding AI-2E family transporter, translated to MEQGARRTGFKIEPLLGGLALLLLLVGCVVVLKPFLSSLMWAIVLSYSLYPLQRRFTIWFRGSRTLAACLVTLTLTVILAGPIVLIGMSLVQDGKDLAGATKKWFLAAPEEAPPWVHRLPIVGDEAAAYWTEFSEDRKRWMEDVEKAAEADSRKKRARQEEEMVDETIPVPLPVEPEDEITVERPDSSRLVVLLGQTLGMARKALVTAGVAVGQGVTQVMISAFLAFFFLRDASLLADRLQVAVERLAGDRGKHLLKVAGDTVRGVIYGFLGTALIQAIVAGTGFWIADVPGAILLGVLTFFFAVVPFGPPIVWVPATLWLFAQGRPGWGIFMMIWGFFGISGVDNVVRPLIISQGSKMPFVLIFCGVIGGALAFGLVGLFLGPTLLAVAYRLIDEWSTNPVLAGPKEGGNYEI
- the purB gene encoding adenylosuccinate lyase — translated: MIPNVLAERYASSAIQSIWSAEGRIILEREFWIAVMKAQKDLGLDIPQEAIDAYEKAKDSVDPGSIMARERVTRHDVKARIEEFNDLAGHEQIHKGMTSRDLTENVEQLQVFRSLLIIRDKTVSALRRFRERSEAWSELILTARTHNVAAQPTTLGKRVAMFGEELLSALAALDAVIAGYAVRGLKGAVGTQMDQLSLFEGDAAKVAELEQRVVAHLGMPAVWTNVGQVYPRSLDFRVVAALTDLASGPSSLCKTLRLMAGHETASEGFAPGQTGSSAMPHKMNSRSCERVNGFHVILKGHLAMAAGLAGDQWNEGDVSCSVVRRVMLPDAFFTIDGLFETFLTVLDQMDAYPAVIAAETAHYLPFLMTTTIMMEAVKAGVGRETAHKAIKEHAVATVADLRTGKVEKNNLIERLAGDSRLGLDRAALDAILSKGDRESGAAKAQIAAFAAEVRKLEQASPEAAAYGPGSIL